A window of the Polypterus senegalus isolate Bchr_013 chromosome 4, ASM1683550v1, whole genome shotgun sequence genome harbors these coding sequences:
- the LOC120528240 gene encoding zona pellucida sperm-binding protein 4-like isoform X1 gives MSVWRLNSMARLDCWCLFWMAVCWTGVQFVFAVSGDVTKKCDGDKAMTLSFAGSPTLFLQKTSGGVVNVINNLPGIVLRVIAGRTTLTVPFNSPYGYASDKGFQYVVTIAVGSRSNLKTFTCLKPARRSVSVAERCAVAATEKLPCGGSSSITQPDCEANNCCYDSSSSTSPCYYANDVTVQCTLDGQFVVVVSEKVTLPPLDLGSIQLVDSSSPSCSPVTSLSSFVMYQFPVSACGSTVQLAGGNVTYQNTMSAAITVRSGPEGSITRDSVYKLFFQCTYSGSQDVQVEAEVYTVAPPLPVVEQGPFDLELVIATDPTYGSYYVDADYPVTKTLRDPVAVEVHIVNRTDPNLVLTLGDCWVTPGPSASSQPQWSLLVNGCPNTGDNYLTSLVTVDSTSGVAYPSHYKRFVFEMFAFVDPVAQQALVKKIFIYCVAAACYPSATDPCTPSCPVRRSGRAADKLAQIAFSRKNVLLHSGPVVFEAEQVQTSKLQDEAAFPIGYLVLGAAAAMLIVVLVLAVVAVRRFNVQKVNLKY, from the exons ATGTCGGTTTGGCGTCTTAACAGCATGGCGCGTTTGGATTGTTGGTGTCTTTTCTGGATGGCCGTTTGTTGGACGGGTGTGCAGTTTGTTTTTGCAGTGTCCGGAGACGTGACTAAGAAATGCGACGGTGACAAGGCGATGACGTTGTCATTTGCAGGATCTCCGACCCTTTTTCTCCAAA AGACGAGTGGTGGAGTCGTAAATGTGATCAACAATCTCCCAGGAATTGTCCTCCGTGTAATAGCTGGTCGCACCACATTAACGGTGCCCTTTAATTCCCCGTACGGTTATGCGTCCGACAAG GGCTTTCAGTACGTTGTGACCATTGCTGTCGGATCTCGATCAAATCTGAAAACCTTCACGTGCCTTAAACCAG CTCGCCGATCTGTGAGTGTTGCTGAGAGATGTGCAGTTGCAGCCACTGAGAAGCTCCCGTGTGGAGGGTCTTCATCCATCACTCAACCTGACTGTGAAGCCAACAACTGTTGCTATGATTCGAGCAGCAGCACCAGTCCATGCTACTATGCCAATGATG tgactgtgcagtgcaccctggatggccagtttgtggtggtggtgtctgAGAAGGTGACCCTTCCTCCCCTGGATCTTGGGTCCATCCAGTTGGTGGACAGCAGTTCTCCCAGCTGCAGCCCTGTGACCAGCCTGTCCAGCTTTGTCATGTACCAGTTTCCAGTCAGTGCCTGTGGCAGCACAGTCCAG CTGGCTGGTGGCAATGTGACCTACCAGAACACCATGTCTGCTGCCATCACTGTGAGGAGTGGTCCAGAGGGCTCCATCACCAGGGACAGTGTCTACAA gttattcttccagtgcacctactcgggaagccaggatgtgcaagtggaggctgaggtgtatactgtggcgccacctcttccagtagtagaGCAAGGGCCATTTGACCTGGAATTGGTCATTGCAACAG ATCCTACTTATGGCTCCTACTATGTGGATGCTGACTACCCAGTGACCAAAACTCTGAGGGATCCTGTGGCTGTGGAAGTGCACATCGTGAACAGGACTGACCCTAACCTTGTTCTGACTCTTGGGGACTGCTGGGTCACCCCAGGACCTTCTGCTTCCAGCCAGCCCCAGTGGAGCCTTCTAGTAAATGG GTGCCCAAACACAGGGGACAATTATTTGACCAGCTTGGTGACTGtggacagcacatctggagtggcctacccaagtcattacaagagatttgtttttgagatgtttgcttttgtggATCCTGTAGCTCAGCAAGCTTTGGTTAAGAAG ATCTTCATCTACTGTGTGGCTGCTGCCTGCTATCCCTCTGCCACAGATCCCTGTACTCCGAGCTGCCCTGTAAGAA GATCTGGCAGAGCTGCAGACAAGTTGGCACAAATTGCTTTCTCCAGGAAGAATGTGCTCCTTCACAGTGGTCCAGTGGTCTTTGAGGCTGAGCAGGTGCAAACATCTAAGCTGCAGGATGAAG CTGCTTTTCCCATTGGATACCTGGTGCTGGGAGCTGCAGCTGCCATGTTGATTGTGGTCCTGGTTTTAGCTGTAGTTGCTGTGAGGAGGTTCAATGTTCAAAAAGTAAAtctaaagtattaa
- the LOC120528240 gene encoding zona pellucida sperm-binding protein 4-like isoform X2: MSVWRLNSMARLDCWCLFWMAVCWTGVQFVFAVSGDVTKKCDGDKAMTLSFAGSPTLFLQKTSGGVVNVINNLPGIVLRVIAGRTTLTVPFNSPYGYASDKYVVTIAVGSRSNLKTFTCLKPARRSVSVAERCAVAATEKLPCGGSSSITQPDCEANNCCYDSSSSTSPCYYANDVTVQCTLDGQFVVVVSEKVTLPPLDLGSIQLVDSSSPSCSPVTSLSSFVMYQFPVSACGSTVQLAGGNVTYQNTMSAAITVRSGPEGSITRDSVYKLFFQCTYSGSQDVQVEAEVYTVAPPLPVVEQGPFDLELVIATDPTYGSYYVDADYPVTKTLRDPVAVEVHIVNRTDPNLVLTLGDCWVTPGPSASSQPQWSLLVNGCPNTGDNYLTSLVTVDSTSGVAYPSHYKRFVFEMFAFVDPVAQQALVKKIFIYCVAAACYPSATDPCTPSCPVRRSGRAADKLAQIAFSRKNVLLHSGPVVFEAEQVQTSKLQDEAAFPIGYLVLGAAAAMLIVVLVLAVVAVRRFNVQKVNLKY; encoded by the exons ATGTCGGTTTGGCGTCTTAACAGCATGGCGCGTTTGGATTGTTGGTGTCTTTTCTGGATGGCCGTTTGTTGGACGGGTGTGCAGTTTGTTTTTGCAGTGTCCGGAGACGTGACTAAGAAATGCGACGGTGACAAGGCGATGACGTTGTCATTTGCAGGATCTCCGACCCTTTTTCTCCAAA AGACGAGTGGTGGAGTCGTAAATGTGATCAACAATCTCCCAGGAATTGTCCTCCGTGTAATAGCTGGTCGCACCACATTAACGGTGCCCTTTAATTCCCCGTACGGTTATGCGTCCGACAAG TACGTTGTGACCATTGCTGTCGGATCTCGATCAAATCTGAAAACCTTCACGTGCCTTAAACCAG CTCGCCGATCTGTGAGTGTTGCTGAGAGATGTGCAGTTGCAGCCACTGAGAAGCTCCCGTGTGGAGGGTCTTCATCCATCACTCAACCTGACTGTGAAGCCAACAACTGTTGCTATGATTCGAGCAGCAGCACCAGTCCATGCTACTATGCCAATGATG tgactgtgcagtgcaccctggatggccagtttgtggtggtggtgtctgAGAAGGTGACCCTTCCTCCCCTGGATCTTGGGTCCATCCAGTTGGTGGACAGCAGTTCTCCCAGCTGCAGCCCTGTGACCAGCCTGTCCAGCTTTGTCATGTACCAGTTTCCAGTCAGTGCCTGTGGCAGCACAGTCCAG CTGGCTGGTGGCAATGTGACCTACCAGAACACCATGTCTGCTGCCATCACTGTGAGGAGTGGTCCAGAGGGCTCCATCACCAGGGACAGTGTCTACAA gttattcttccagtgcacctactcgggaagccaggatgtgcaagtggaggctgaggtgtatactgtggcgccacctcttccagtagtagaGCAAGGGCCATTTGACCTGGAATTGGTCATTGCAACAG ATCCTACTTATGGCTCCTACTATGTGGATGCTGACTACCCAGTGACCAAAACTCTGAGGGATCCTGTGGCTGTGGAAGTGCACATCGTGAACAGGACTGACCCTAACCTTGTTCTGACTCTTGGGGACTGCTGGGTCACCCCAGGACCTTCTGCTTCCAGCCAGCCCCAGTGGAGCCTTCTAGTAAATGG GTGCCCAAACACAGGGGACAATTATTTGACCAGCTTGGTGACTGtggacagcacatctggagtggcctacccaagtcattacaagagatttgtttttgagatgtttgcttttgtggATCCTGTAGCTCAGCAAGCTTTGGTTAAGAAG ATCTTCATCTACTGTGTGGCTGCTGCCTGCTATCCCTCTGCCACAGATCCCTGTACTCCGAGCTGCCCTGTAAGAA GATCTGGCAGAGCTGCAGACAAGTTGGCACAAATTGCTTTCTCCAGGAAGAATGTGCTCCTTCACAGTGGTCCAGTGGTCTTTGAGGCTGAGCAGGTGCAAACATCTAAGCTGCAGGATGAAG CTGCTTTTCCCATTGGATACCTGGTGCTGGGAGCTGCAGCTGCCATGTTGATTGTGGTCCTGGTTTTAGCTGTAGTTGCTGTGAGGAGGTTCAATGTTCAAAAAGTAAAtctaaagtattaa